The Halobaculum magnesiiphilum genome contains the following window.
CGACCGCGAGCGACTCGTCGTCCCCGAGATCGAGACACTGGTGGATCGCCGTTTCGGCCGCGGCACGGAGGTCGTCGTCCATACCGACGCTGCGACCCGATCCCGTTTGGGCCTGTCGGAGCGACAGCGACGCCGATATCGTCGGAGCGATTCCGCCGAATTCGGGGCGCTTACTCGGTCTGTAGTTGTTTTCTGGTTATTCGACCCGTAACGATTAACCCCGGGCACGAAGGAGCATTTTACAATGATCCAGGTGGGCGTCAACGGGTACGGCACGATCGGGAAGCGCGTCGCCGACGCGGTGGCCGCACAGCCCGACATGACGCTGACGGGCGTGGCGAAGACCCGCCCGAACTACGAGGCCGAGGCGGCGATCCGGAAGGGGTACCCGCTGTACGCCGCGATCCCCGAGCGGGCGGACCTGTTCCACGAGGCCGGGATCGACCTCGCGGGCGAGGTCGAGGACATGGTGATGACCGCCGACGTGGTCGTCGACACGACACCCTCCGGGATCGGCGCCGACAACCGGGACCTGTACGAGCGCTACGACACGCCCGCCGTCTTCCAGGGCGGCGAGGACGCCGACGTGGCCGACGTGAGTTTCAACGCCCGCTCCAACTACGACCTGGCGAGGGACGACGACGTCGAGACCGCCCGCGTCGTCTCCTGTAACACGACCGGGCTCTCGCGGCTGCTCACGCCCCTGATCGAGACCTACGGCGTCGAGAAGTCGCGCGTCACGCTCGTCCGCCGCGGCGGCGACCCCGGACAGACCTCCCGCGGCCCGATCAACGACATCCTCCCGGACCCGGTCACGGTGCCCTCCCACCACGGCCCGGACGTGAACACGATCCTCCCCGACGTGGACATCGACACCCTCGGCGTGAAGGTGCCGGCGACGCTGATGCACCTCCACTCGGTGAACGTCACCCTCGATGCGTCACCGTCGGCAGAGGAGGTTCGCGAGCTGTTCGGGGACGAGCCACGGCTGTTCCTCGTCCCCGAGGAGACCGGCATCGACGGGACGGGGAAGCTGAAGGAGTTCGCGATGGACACCGGCCGCCCGCGCGGCGACCTCTGGGAGAACTGCATCTGGGAGGAGTCCATCTCGATGGAGGGGAACGACCTGTACCTGTTCCAGTCGATCCACCAGGAGTCGGACGTGATCCCCGAGAACATCGACGCGGTCAGGGCGCTGCTCGACTGGGAGGACCGCGGGACGAGCATGGCGACGACCGACGAGACGCTGGGCGTGGGGCTGGAGTCGCTGTTCGACGGCCAGCGCCAGCGCGTGGTACCGAAGCACAACGGCGACGATTGAGGCGAGACGCGAGGAAGCGAACGTAGTGAGCGACTGAGCGTCTCGGAAGAACGGCGGCGAGGTCGTCTGGCCGAGCCGCCCACAAATGAGGCGAGACGCGAGGAAGCGAACGGAGTGAGGCGACGGGAAACGGCGGAGCGGTCCCCGTCCCGTGCTTGTTATCCCAGGTCGCGGACGGTTACGTCCCCGGACGCCGTATCAACGAGCATCGCCGTGGGCGCCTCCTCGCGGCCGGGGATCGGCACGCCGCCTGGGTTGAGGTGGACGGTCCCCTTGTGCTCCTCGTGCACGCGCTCGTGGGTGTGGCCCCGGAGGACGTAGTCGTAGCTCTCGCTGGCGATCAGGGCGTCGACGATCGGCTCGCTGGTGCCGTGGTAGACGGCGAACTCGGTTCCGTCGAGCGTCAGCGACGCGAACTCGCCGTGGTAGGTGCCGAACCCGCCCACGGCGTCGGCGAGCGCCCACTCGCCGTCGTTGTTGCCGCGGACGGCGTGAAACTCCCAGTCCGCGTCCGAGCCGTCGACCGCGTCCGGGTCGAACGGCGTCGCGGAAAACGGCGCGACGATGTCGCCGCAGTGGATCACGGCGTCGGCGCCCGCGTCCGCGAACGCCTCGACCGCGGCCTCGACGTACTGTGCGTTGTCGTGGGTGTCGGAGACGACGCCGACGAGCATGGACGGGGCGTCACTCCGCGGGCTAATCAACTGTCCGCCCGCACCGCGGGGCATGGCGACGCCGGATCGGCGAACCTACGCGTCGCGCTCGGCGCTCCGGATCAACAGTTCGACCGCGGGCAGCGGCTCGCCGGTGAGCGCGCGGATGTACGCGCCGCCGGCGATGGAGACGTGCGAGAAATCGTCCTCCGCCATCCCGTACATCGTGATCGCGCGGGAGGTGTCGCCGCCGCCGACGACCGAGAAGCAGTCGGTGTCGGCGATGGCCTCCAGCACGCCGACGGTGCCGACGCTGAAGCGCTCGTCCTCGAAGACGCCCAGCGCGCCCTTCACGAACACGGCCTCGGAGTCGCGGATCGCGGGCTCGTAGTCCGCGACGGTCCCGGAGCCGATGTCGAGGAACGCCTGCGTCTTCTCCACGATGTCGTCCATGTCAATCTCGGCGCGCTCGCCCTCGGCGTCCTCGTACGCCAGATCCGACGCGAGCGTAACCTGCTCGCGGCGCTCCTCGAGCACCGACCGGATCGTCTCCTCGTTGGCGTCCCACTGCTCGTCGAACAGCTCGGTGTCCACGTCCTCGCCGACGGGGTAGCCCGCCGCGCGAAGGAACAGCTCGCCGGCGACGCCGCCGAGCAGGAACCGGTCGACTTTCTCGTCGAGCGCCTCCATGACGCCGATCACGTCGGTCGCCTTCGTCCCGCCGACGACCATCGTCACGTCGCCGTCGAACTCGCGCTCGGCGATGGCGGTGTTGGCCTCGTACTCGGTCTGCATCACGCGGCCGGCGTAGCTCGGCAGCCGGAGCGGGAACCCCACGAGCGACGCGTGCTTTCGGTGTGCGGCCGAGTAGGCGTCGTTGACGTAGGCGTCGAACTCCGGCGCGAGCGTCCGGACGAAGTCGCTGTCGGCGTGCTCCTCGGGCTCCTTCTCGGGCAACTCGTCGTCCGTCATCCGGGTGTTCTCCAGCAGGAGCACGTCGCCCGCGTCGAGGTCGCGGACGGCGGCGAGCGTCTCGTCGCCGAACGTGTCGGCGACGAAGTCCACGTCGACGCCGGCGTGCTCGGCGAGGATGTCGGCGTGCTGTTCCAGCGAGACGAAGGTGTCCCTGCCCGGGCGGCCCTGATGGGCCATGAGCGCGATGCGGTGCCCGGTCTCGGCCAGCTCAGAGACGGTCACGGCGTGGCGGGAGAAGCGTCGGTTGTCCTGTACGACGCCGTCCTCGACCGGGGAGTTGAGGTCGAGGCGGACGAGGACACGCTGCTCGGCGGGCAGGTCGTCGAGGGTGCGGAAGGAACGCATCACGCGGACAGTCGCCCGACTGCTACTTAGAAGGTGAGGACCCCCCGACGCCGACGTCGCAGGGTCACGGTTTCCCGCCCAGACCGAGCACCGCGAACCGACCCAACTCGCCGTCGACCTCGACGATCACGTCCGGGAGCTTCGTTCCCGTGATCGGGGTGTCGAGCGGCGTCATCCGGTACTCGTCGGCGAGGTCGCCGTCGAGGACCCCCCTGACGGTGTAGCGGCCGACCGTCAGGGTCGGGCCGTCCCGGTCGTATCGCTCGCCGGCCGGCATCTGGATCGCCTCGTGGAACCGCTCCGTGCCGTCGTCGGCGACGATCGACAGATCGACCTCGTGGTCGTCGTCGTCGTGATTGTTGACGTGGATCCGGACCGCGTCCTCGAACAGCCCGGTCCGCCACAGACAACCGGCCGTTCCGGCGATCCCGATCGTTCCGACGGCCGCGGCGACGGTCCGTCTGGAGGGCATTGCGAGCGCGTTCTCGTGGGCGGCGCAAAAACCTACGCCGCGGCCTCGAGCTCCCTCGATCACGTTGAGCGCGACGGCGACCCGACCGCTCGCCGCTGTTCCCGTGATCTTCTCGCCGTCGCCCGTCGGCCTCACGTTGTTCGTGGGCGGCTCGGGTCGCGCGGCGCCGGCCTAATCGTCGCTCGCTTCCGCCTCGGTTCGGGAGGCGCGCTTCGCCGCGCGGTCGATGAACTCCTGGGGCAACTCGTCGATCTCCCCGGCCTGCACGCCCCACAGGTGGGCGTACAGCCCGTCCTCGTTCAGCAGCTCCTCGTGGGTGCCGCGCTCGGCGATCTCCCCCTCCTCGAGAACGACGATCTGGTCGGCGTCCTTGATCGTCGAGAGGCGGTGGGCGATGGCGAAGGTGGTGCGGTCCGCGGTGAGTTTGTCGATGGAGCGTTGGATGAGCATCTCCGTCTCGGTGTCCACGTCGGAGGTCGCCTCGTCGAGCACGAGGATCTCGGGGTCCTTCAGGATCGCGCGGGCGATCGAGAGCCGCTGACGCTGGCCGCCCGACAGCTTCACGCCGCGCTCGCCGATCTCCGTGTCGTAGCCCTCCGGGAGGTTCGTGATGAACTCGTGGGCCTCCGCCGCCTTCGCGGCCTCGACGATGTCCTCCTCGTCGGCCTCGAAGGTGCCGTAGGCGATGTTGTCACGGACCGTCCCGTAGAACATGAACGTGTCCTGGCTCACGTAGCCGAGCGACCGCCGGAGGCTCGGGATCGTCACGTCGCGGATGTCCTGTCCGTCGATCTCGATGCTCCCCTCGTTCACGTCGTACATCCGCAGGAGCAGCTTCAGCACCGTCGACTTCCCGGCGCCGGTCGGGCCGACGAGCGCGAGGGTGTCGCCGCCGTCGACCTCGAAGGCGATGTCGTCGACGATGGTCTCCCCCTCGTCGTAGCCGAACGTCACGTCGTCGTAGACGACCGTCCCGTCGTCGACCACGAGGTCCTCTGCGGCCGGGTCCTCGACGATCCGCGAGGGCGTGTCCATCAGGCCGAACAGGCGCGCGCTGGATGCGCGGGCGCGCTGGTACATGTTGATGATGGAGCCGAACTGGGCCATCGGCCAGATGAACCGCTGGGTGTAGAGGATGAACGTAGCGAACGTCCCGGGGCGCAGTTCAGCCCCGCCCGTCAGCCACAGGGGGGCCAGCCCGAGCACCCACAGGCCGCCCACGGCGAAGGTGATAACGAAGCCGACCCCGGCGATGACCCGAAGCGCGGGGAAGAACTTGATCCGAGTCGTGATGGCGTCCCAGTTGGCGTCGTAGTACTCGCCGGAGACGTCGTCGACGCGGTCGGACTCGAAGCTCTCGGTGTTGAACGTCTTGATCACCTTGATGCCGCCGAGGTTGTTCTCCAGCCGGGAGTTCAGGTGGCCGACCGTCTTGCGCACGTCGGCGTACTTCGGCTGGATCACGTCGATGAACTTCCACGTCGTCACCGCGATAATGGGGACCGGGATCAGCGAGATGAGGGCGAGGCGGGGGTTCAGCCAGAACATGATCCCGGCGATCCCGAGGACCATCACCGACAGCCGGAACGCGGAGTTCATGCCGTCGTTGAGGAACCGCTCCAACCGGTTCACGTCGTTCGAGAGGACGGACATCATCTCGCCGGTCTGTTTCTCGGCGAAGAAGTCCATGTTCAGCCGCTGCATCTTGTCGTAGGTGTCCGTCCGGATGTCGTGCTGGATGTTCTGTGCGAAGGAGTTCCAGCCGAAGTTCCGGATCCAGTGGAACACCGAGCCGCCGAAGAACGCGAACGCGATGATGCCGACGCTGAACATGAGCTGACCGCGCGGCTCCGGCGGGATGACGCTGTCCGGAACCAGCGGTAACTCGAACGGTGCGTTCTGCAGGAAGATCGCGTCGATGGCGAGCCCCAACAGCAGGGGCGGGAGGAGGTCGAGGATCCGCGCGGCGACGCTCCCGAAGAATCCCAGCCCGAAGAACCGGGAGTTGGGGACGCCATACTCGGAGAACAACCGCTTCATGGGATTATCCGTCTTCTCACGGATATCCTCGAAGGGGTCGTCCTCGTCGGAGGGATGGCTCATTACATACTCTCAGCGACACCAGTACCCTAAACGGTTCGCTTCGA
Protein-coding sequences here:
- a CDS encoding type II glyceraldehyde-3-phosphate dehydrogenase, which codes for MIQVGVNGYGTIGKRVADAVAAQPDMTLTGVAKTRPNYEAEAAIRKGYPLYAAIPERADLFHEAGIDLAGEVEDMVMTADVVVDTTPSGIGADNRDLYERYDTPAVFQGGEDADVADVSFNARSNYDLARDDDVETARVVSCNTTGLSRLLTPLIETYGVEKSRVTLVRRGGDPGQTSRGPINDILPDPVTVPSHHGPDVNTILPDVDIDTLGVKVPATLMHLHSVNVTLDASPSAEEVRELFGDEPRLFLVPEETGIDGTGKLKEFAMDTGRPRGDLWENCIWEESISMEGNDLYLFQSIHQESDVIPENIDAVRALLDWEDRGTSMATTDETLGVGLESLFDGQRQRVVPKHNGDD
- a CDS encoding metallophosphoesterase gives rise to the protein MLVGVVSDTHDNAQYVEAAVEAFADAGADAVIHCGDIVAPFSATPFDPDAVDGSDADWEFHAVRGNNDGEWALADAVGGFGTYHGEFASLTLDGTEFAVYHGTSEPIVDALIASESYDYVLRGHTHERVHEEHKGTVHLNPGGVPIPGREEAPTAMLVDTASGDVTVRDLG
- a CDS encoding phosphoglycerate kinase, with the protein product MRSFRTLDDLPAEQRVLVRLDLNSPVEDGVVQDNRRFSRHAVTVSELAETGHRIALMAHQGRPGRDTFVSLEQHADILAEHAGVDVDFVADTFGDETLAAVRDLDAGDVLLLENTRMTDDELPEKEPEEHADSDFVRTLAPEFDAYVNDAYSAAHRKHASLVGFPLRLPSYAGRVMQTEYEANTAIAEREFDGDVTMVVGGTKATDVIGVMEALDEKVDRFLLGGVAGELFLRAAGYPVGEDVDTELFDEQWDANEETIRSVLEERREQVTLASDLAYEDAEGERAEIDMDDIVEKTQAFLDIGSGTVADYEPAIRDSEAVFVKGALGVFEDERFSVGTVGVLEAIADTDCFSVVGGGDTSRAITMYGMAEDDFSHVSIAGGAYIRALTGEPLPAVELLIRSAERDA
- a CDS encoding ABC transporter ATP-binding protein, with the protein product MSHPSDEDDPFEDIREKTDNPMKRLFSEYGVPNSRFFGLGFFGSVAARILDLLPPLLLGLAIDAIFLQNAPFELPLVPDSVIPPEPRGQLMFSVGIIAFAFFGGSVFHWIRNFGWNSFAQNIQHDIRTDTYDKMQRLNMDFFAEKQTGEMMSVLSNDVNRLERFLNDGMNSAFRLSVMVLGIAGIMFWLNPRLALISLIPVPIIAVTTWKFIDVIQPKYADVRKTVGHLNSRLENNLGGIKVIKTFNTESFESDRVDDVSGEYYDANWDAITTRIKFFPALRVIAGVGFVITFAVGGLWVLGLAPLWLTGGAELRPGTFATFILYTQRFIWPMAQFGSIINMYQRARASSARLFGLMDTPSRIVEDPAAEDLVVDDGTVVYDDVTFGYDEGETIVDDIAFEVDGGDTLALVGPTGAGKSTVLKLLLRMYDVNEGSIEIDGQDIRDVTIPSLRRSLGYVSQDTFMFYGTVRDNIAYGTFEADEEDIVEAAKAAEAHEFITNLPEGYDTEIGERGVKLSGGQRQRLSIARAILKDPEILVLDEATSDVDTETEMLIQRSIDKLTADRTTFAIAHRLSTIKDADQIVVLEEGEIAERGTHEELLNEDGLYAHLWGVQAGEIDELPQEFIDRAAKRASRTEAEASDD